The genomic segment CATGCCCGCCAGTGCCTCGCTCCAGTGCGCCGTCAGTGCGCGCAGCGCTTCGGGACATTCTTCCAGCCGATCCAGGTACCCGCACGCCAGCATGGCGGCCGCGTCGAACTTGTCGGCCATCAGCAGGATGCGCTTGGCCGTGGCCAGGCCCAGCCGCGTGACATAGCGCTCCATGCCGCCGCGGTAGAACAGCAGGCCCAGGCGCGCGGCAGGCACGGAAATTTCCGTGCCGACCGCGCCGAAGCGGAAGTCGCACGCCAGCGCCAGGTCGGTGGCGCCGCCATAGACGCCGCCATGCAGCACGGCAATCGTGACCGGCCGCGCCTGTTCGAGCGCGTTGGCCAGTGCCTCGAAGCGGGCACTGGCATCGGCGCCGCCAAGGCGGCCGATATTGAACCCGCTGCAGAAATGCCGGCCCTGTCCCTCGATGCGCAGCACGCGTATGCGGCTGTCCGCGTCCACGGTCTGCAGGTACTGGCGCAACAGGTCAAGGTCCCCCGGCTCCAGCCGGTTCGCCACCTCGGGGCGGCGCAGGGTGATGACCGCGATATGGCCGTCGACGGCCAGTTCCGGCGGCTGTCCTTGCGGGGTCTCGCTCATGGCATCCGGCCTCGCTCAGTGAAAGCCGTAGATCCGCATGGTGGTCTCGCCCGCCTCCACCCGCCTGAGAATGGCGGCTTCGGTGGCCTCGCGGTCCTGTGCCTTGCGAACAACCTCCGCCGCGCGGCCGCGCGGCACCACCACCACGCCGTCACGGTCGCCCACGACCAGGTCACCCGCCTCCACACGAGCACCGCCGACCAGCACCGGCGCATTGAGCCAGCCGATCGCGCCGTAGTCCTTGCCGGTACCGCGGATGCACAGGCCGCGCGCGAACACCGGAAAGCCGATCTTCTCGAGCAGCACGCCGTCGCGCACGCAGCCGTCGATGACCAGCCCGCCGAGGTGCTTCACCTTGGCGGCAGTGGTCATGATCTCGCCCCAGTAGCCGTGCTCGTAGGCACCGCTCACATGCACCACCAGCACGTCGCCGGGCTGCGCGATGTCGATGGCGCGGTGCAGCCAAAGGTTGTCGCCGCCAGGCGAATGGACCGTCAGTGCCGGGCCGCAGATGCGGAACTCCGGTGCCACGGGCTTGATGGCCGGCGACACTACGCCGATCTTGCCGCCCGCTTCATGCAGCGTGGCGGTGGGCAGCGCGCGCGCATCGTTCACGATCCCGGCGCTGACCCGCTCGAATTCACGGATCATGGTGCTGCTTGCGTCGTGTTCCGCCATGGTCAGGCTCCCTTGGTCTGCAGCTGGTGGTAGCGGAACTGGCGGCGCGCCTCGTCCAGGCGCATGCCGCCACGCACGGCTTCGCGGATCGCGTTTTCGGCGTGCTCGATCTGCTCGGCGGTGTCGAGCACCGCGGCTTCGTGCTCGCGCGGGATGACCACCACGCCATCGGCGTCACCACGCAGGATGTCGCCGGGCTGCACGCGCGCATCGCCGATATTGACCACCACGTTGGTGGCTTCCACCTGCACGCGGTCCTTGCCCGTGCGCATCCAGTGGTCCTTGCTGAACACCGGGTAGCCGAGCTGGCGGCACAGCGCAACATC from the Cupriavidus sp. WKF15 genome contains:
- a CDS encoding 4-carboxy-4-hydroxy-2-oxoadipate aldolase/oxaloacetate decarboxylase; translated protein: MAEHDASSTMIREFERVSAGIVNDARALPTATLHEAGGKIGVVSPAIKPVAPEFRICGPALTVHSPGGDNLWLHRAIDIAQPGDVLVVHVSGAYEHGYWGEIMTTAAKVKHLGGLVIDGCVRDGVLLEKIGFPVFARGLCIRGTGKDYGAIGWLNAPVLVGGARVEAGDLVVGDRDGVVVVPRGRAAEVVRKAQDREATEAAILRRVEAGETTMRIYGFH
- a CDS encoding enoyl-CoA hydratase/isomerase family protein gives rise to the protein MSETPQGQPPELAVDGHIAVITLRRPEVANRLEPGDLDLLRQYLQTVDADSRIRVLRIEGQGRHFCSGFNIGRLGGADASARFEALANALEQARPVTIAVLHGGVYGGATDLALACDFRFGAVGTEISVPAARLGLLFYRGGMERYVTRLGLATAKRILLMADKFDAAAMLACGYLDRLEECPEALRALTAHWSEALAGMAPLALLGMKKHLNRIARGELDTDGLAQDIAAADASDDLREGALAWREKRVPRFTGR